In Bradyrhizobium erythrophlei, a single genomic region encodes these proteins:
- a CDS encoding MipA/OmpV family protein, with amino-acid sequence MKYAIEAAFRFSTSGAQRTLFAATFAAFSATVTVFDSASAQTAFTLPAPPFELPLLPPVSGNWTVMIGAEGQYSPDFEGANHSLFSPVPIFSIRRAGSVDQFRSPRDNASIALIDFGDLRVGAVGKFVSSRKASSYSELSGLGDVKAAFELGGFIEYFPVSWFRVRNETREGFGGHQGVVSDFSADFIVPVTRAITVSAGPRFTLESTKAVSPYFGIDAVQAMATGLPVFDAKGGAQSAGAGAQVKYRINPQWEVHSYIEYDRLLGDAAKSPLVTARGSVNQTTVGIGASYSFDFKIQ; translated from the coding sequence ATGAAGTATGCCATCGAAGCCGCCTTCCGCTTTTCCACAAGCGGCGCGCAGCGCACCCTTTTCGCTGCAACGTTCGCAGCCTTCAGCGCGACGGTGACCGTCTTCGACAGCGCATCAGCTCAAACGGCATTCACCTTGCCGGCGCCCCCTTTTGAGCTGCCGTTGCTACCACCGGTGTCCGGCAACTGGACCGTCATGATCGGCGCGGAAGGCCAGTACAGCCCGGACTTTGAGGGAGCAAACCACAGCTTGTTCAGCCCGGTCCCGATCTTCTCCATCCGTCGCGCCGGCTCGGTGGATCAGTTTCGTAGCCCACGCGATAACGCAAGCATCGCGTTGATCGATTTCGGCGATCTGCGCGTGGGCGCGGTGGGCAAGTTCGTGTCGTCGCGAAAGGCTAGCAGCTATTCCGAGCTCAGCGGTCTCGGCGACGTCAAGGCTGCGTTCGAGCTTGGCGGCTTCATCGAATATTTTCCCGTCAGCTGGTTTCGCGTGCGCAACGAGACCCGCGAGGGCTTCGGAGGCCATCAGGGCGTGGTCTCCGACTTTTCGGCGGATTTCATCGTGCCGGTGACGCGGGCGATAACCGTTTCGGCCGGCCCGCGCTTCACATTGGAAAGCACGAAGGCCGTCTCGCCCTATTTCGGTATCGACGCCGTTCAAGCGATGGCGACTGGGCTTCCGGTGTTCGACGCCAAGGGCGGCGCACAGTCGGCCGGCGCTGGCGCACAGGTCAAGTATCGCATCAATCCGCAGTGGGAGGTGCATTCCTACATCGAATACGATCGACTGCTCGGCGACGCCGCAAAGAGCCCGCTAGTAACTGCACGCGGTTCGGTGAACCAGACGACCGTCGGCATCGGCGCGTCCTACTCCTTCGACTTCAAAATTCAATAG
- a CDS encoding response regulator transcription factor, whose translation MRSLVIEDEPQIGAYLSRLLMQLHSVVDTVGSVSDAQHALSNFKYDLAIVDRMLPDGDALQIVTALSQLPERPAIIMLTAKDTKEDAIEGLNGGADDYLGKPFEPDEFIARVRAVLRRPRLLVPQVLAFGNVELHLGSNEAVVADNKVLLRRREAMILGALLMRRDRVVTRAALIDEIYGFDDEIESNTLEAQVSRLRKKLSELGGNVEIRSMRGIGYMLRMAQSR comes from the coding sequence GTGCGCTCACTCGTGATCGAAGACGAACCGCAGATCGGCGCCTATCTCAGCCGCTTGCTGATGCAATTGCACAGCGTGGTCGACACCGTCGGCTCGGTTTCGGATGCGCAGCATGCGCTCAGCAATTTCAAATATGATCTGGCGATCGTCGACCGTATGCTGCCCGACGGCGATGCACTTCAAATCGTCACCGCGTTGAGCCAGCTGCCGGAACGGCCGGCCATCATCATGCTCACCGCGAAAGATACCAAGGAAGACGCGATCGAGGGCCTCAACGGCGGAGCGGACGATTATCTCGGCAAGCCGTTCGAGCCGGACGAATTCATTGCCAGGGTGCGTGCCGTGTTGCGGCGGCCGCGGCTTCTTGTTCCACAGGTGCTGGCGTTCGGAAACGTCGAGCTGCACCTCGGTAGCAATGAGGCCGTCGTTGCCGACAACAAGGTCCTGTTGCGGCGGCGCGAAGCCATGATCCTGGGCGCACTGTTGATGCGGCGCGACCGCGTCGTCACCCGCGCCGCCTTGATCGATGAGATCTACGGCTTCGATGACGAGATCGAGTCTAACACGCTCGAAGCGCAGGTCTCGCGGCTTCGCAAGAAGCTCAGCGAGCTTGGCGGCAACGTCGAGATCCGCAGCATGCGGGGCATCGGCTACATGCTCAGGATGGCTCAGAGCCGATGA
- a CDS encoding histidine phosphatase family protein → MSNAGKSGVITTRWWWVRHAPVRSDGGNIYGQTDIACDTGDRYVFEAVAKVLPRSAVWVASSLMRTHQTAQAIWDTGFPKPATMAKEVAFAEQNLGRWQGMNRAAFHASRPAGSGWFADIAEPAPGGESFMDLYNRVCGAIARINAEHAGQDVIAVGHGGTIKAAIGLALGGQPEKGLAFDIDNCSVTRLDHIASPAVNVWRLPMVNQQPWMAEAAHEAMHPPAGPEVATSKLA, encoded by the coding sequence ATGTCCAATGCCGGCAAATCAGGAGTCATTACCACGCGATGGTGGTGGGTTCGCCACGCACCGGTGCGCTCCGACGGCGGCAATATCTATGGCCAGACGGACATCGCCTGTGATACCGGCGATCGCTACGTGTTCGAGGCGGTTGCGAAGGTCTTGCCGCGGAGTGCGGTCTGGGTCGCGAGCAGTTTGATGCGCACGCACCAGACGGCGCAGGCGATCTGGGATACCGGCTTTCCGAAACCGGCGACCATGGCGAAGGAGGTGGCCTTCGCCGAACAGAATCTCGGACGATGGCAGGGGATGAACCGTGCCGCGTTTCACGCCAGCCGCCCCGCCGGCAGTGGCTGGTTTGCCGATATTGCCGAGCCTGCGCCCGGCGGCGAAAGTTTCATGGATCTCTACAATCGTGTCTGTGGTGCGATCGCGCGCATCAATGCCGAACATGCCGGCCAGGACGTGATCGCCGTCGGCCACGGCGGCACGATCAAGGCGGCCATCGGCCTTGCGCTCGGGGGCCAGCCTGAAAAAGGGCTGGCCTTTGATATCGATAATTGTTCGGTAACGCGGCTCGATCACATCGCAAGCCCCGCCGTGAATGTCTGGCGCCTGCCGATGGTCAACCAGCAGCCGTGGATGGCGGAGGCAGCCCACGAGGCGATGCATCCGCCGGCGGGGCCGGAAGTGGCGACAAGCAAGCTTGCCTAA
- a CDS encoding SDR family NAD(P)-dependent oxidoreductase — MGRLEGKSVIITGAGSGIGRAASLLFTKEGARLIAVDRSEGVKDTVDQVRKAGGTAEAVLADAGSEKDVIAFIDKAISTYGKLDAIWANAGVSGGLVPIAEQTVEHWQEILRINLIGPFLAIKYASPHMIKQGHGAILCTASVAGLKSGASGHPYASSKAGVISLVQTTAYSLSGTGVRINAVCPGLIETGMTKPVFDRAKERGTQDKIGQLNPLKRAGQPHELAAMGLFLLSDEASYVNGQAFPVDGGLTASMPYAGKLI; from the coding sequence ATGGGCCGGCTCGAAGGCAAATCCGTCATCATCACCGGCGCCGGCAGCGGCATCGGACGTGCGGCCTCGCTGCTCTTCACCAAGGAAGGCGCCAGGCTGATTGCGGTCGATCGCTCCGAGGGCGTGAAGGACACGGTCGATCAGGTGCGCAAGGCCGGCGGCACGGCGGAGGCGGTTCTTGCGGACGCAGGTTCCGAAAAGGACGTGATCGCCTTCATTGACAAGGCCATCTCCACCTACGGAAAGCTCGATGCGATCTGGGCCAATGCCGGGGTCAGCGGCGGGCTGGTGCCGATCGCCGAACAGACCGTGGAACACTGGCAGGAAATCCTGCGCATCAACCTGATCGGGCCGTTTCTCGCGATCAAATACGCAAGCCCGCACATGATCAAACAGGGCCACGGCGCAATCCTCTGCACGGCTTCGGTCGCGGGATTGAAATCCGGCGCCAGCGGTCATCCCTACGCATCGAGCAAGGCCGGGGTCATCAGCCTCGTGCAAACCACCGCCTATTCGTTGTCCGGCACCGGCGTGCGCATCAATGCGGTGTGCCCCGGCCTGATCGAGACCGGCATGACCAAGCCGGTGTTCGACCGCGCCAAAGAGCGCGGCACGCAGGACAAGATCGGTCAGCTCAATCCGTTGAAGCGCGCCGGTCAGCCGCATGAACTGGCGGCGATGGGCCTGTTTTTGCTGAGCGACGAAGCATCCTATGTCAACGGCCAGGCTTTTCCGGTCGATGGCGGCCTCACCGCGTCGATGCCCTATGCGGGCAAGCTGATCTAG
- a CDS encoding sensor histidine kinase, which yields MRSIARTFAVSLGFAATAIFIATITISVWQVQLRESEPIACSVAAGILYDAAVVDPGRALTIHSTRRVEELKSNSPNLWYVVSYANLTSEFERERRPALPFSLPYRGPIGFSVLNALDQKSTFCLAVIRWGPGDLVVMIGEAKVRFGQILRSFVFRNVFPLSLVAFAFILIVTIGALLSGRFVARGIERVTRRALAIDPAAPQGSIALDEVPVELKPLVEALNRAFDEISAYIKMQRRFLGNAAHQLRTPLTLLRAKIEDVAEPQLKVALVRDVRRLTSLVSAMLDLARLQNHAIEKQPIDLAVVTLDVLADFSPSALDAGIELSLEQPEEGAVVVQGVEAAIRSALANLVGNALIHARGAKRITATLGCGGVSIRDDGAGIAPHSDGKLTEPFRTGNLAREGAGLGLSIVQEIMAAHGGELIITSAPGGGTTASLRFPEADRERPHPARSLGVEVS from the coding sequence ATGAGGTCGATCGCCAGGACCTTTGCCGTTTCGCTCGGTTTCGCCGCAACGGCCATCTTCATCGCCACGATCACCATCTCCGTCTGGCAGGTCCAGCTGCGGGAATCCGAGCCGATTGCTTGCAGCGTCGCGGCGGGCATTCTCTACGACGCCGCGGTCGTCGACCCCGGCCGCGCGCTGACGATCCACTCCACACGGCGTGTCGAGGAGCTGAAATCCAACAGCCCGAACCTTTGGTATGTCGTGTCCTACGCGAACCTGACCAGCGAGTTCGAGCGGGAACGCAGACCCGCTTTGCCATTCTCGCTCCCCTATCGAGGGCCGATCGGTTTCTCGGTCCTCAATGCGCTCGACCAAAAAAGCACGTTCTGCCTCGCGGTCATCCGGTGGGGCCCCGGCGATCTGGTGGTGATGATCGGAGAGGCGAAAGTCCGCTTCGGTCAGATTTTGAGATCGTTCGTCTTCCGCAATGTCTTCCCGCTTTCGCTGGTGGCCTTTGCCTTTATCCTGATCGTGACCATCGGCGCGCTGCTGTCGGGGCGTTTCGTGGCCCGCGGCATCGAGCGCGTCACGCGGCGTGCGCTCGCGATCGACCCGGCGGCGCCGCAGGGATCGATTGCACTCGATGAGGTCCCCGTCGAGCTCAAGCCGCTGGTCGAGGCGTTGAACCGCGCCTTCGACGAGATCAGCGCCTACATCAAGATGCAGCGCCGTTTTCTCGGCAATGCGGCCCATCAGCTGCGGACGCCGCTCACTTTGTTGCGTGCCAAGATCGAGGATGTGGCCGAACCTCAATTGAAAGTCGCGCTTGTTCGCGACGTGCGCCGCCTGACGTCGCTGGTCTCGGCCATGCTGGACCTAGCGCGGCTGCAAAATCATGCGATCGAAAAGCAGCCCATTGACCTCGCCGTCGTGACGCTGGACGTGCTTGCCGATTTTAGCCCCTCGGCGCTGGACGCCGGGATCGAATTGTCGCTGGAGCAGCCCGAGGAAGGTGCTGTTGTCGTGCAGGGTGTGGAGGCTGCGATCCGCAGCGCGTTGGCGAATCTGGTTGGCAATGCCTTGATCCACGCGCGGGGTGCCAAGCGTATCACCGCGACGTTGGGTTGCGGCGGCGTGTCGATCCGTGATGACGGGGCTGGAATCGCCCCTCACTCTGACGGCAAGCTGACCGAGCCATTCCGAACCGGCAACCTTGCAAGAGAAGGCGCAGGCCTCGGCCTCTCCATCGTTCAGGAGATCATGGCGGCCCATGGCGGCGAGTTGATCATTACGTCGGCTCCGGGAGGCGGAACGACCGCCAGCCTGCGCTTTCCGGAAGCCGATCGCGAAAGGCCCCACCCGGCAAGATCGCTCGGTGTTGAGGTCAGCTAA
- a CDS encoding cytochrome P450, with translation MSATLAPLDETITIAELTRDPYPIYRRLRGEAPVLRVKSVGRTFLTKAADTKYVKDNAALFSSDDPNTPMKRAFLAHTLMRKDHDEHRAERMAMMPALMPKTIESVWAPLYEKLAAAYLDQLPRGEVVDLFPALAGPLAARILAHAMGVPDASDADMQRWSQTLIDGAGNFGWTPGPFDATDIANAEMDKCIRANAERVRAEPDSSALSFMVNAKNPIPESQMIANVKIAIGGGINEPRDALLTILYGLLTNPDQLDAVRAGEKWRSAFEEGVRWVAPIQASSRLVMEDTEIRGFLIPKGDTVMTIQASANRDEDVFEDGENFNALREPNPHQAFGNGPHHCAGAHLSRRTVGAILLPMLFERFPNMTLVDPASVRWHGFGFRGPLNLPLLMQ, from the coding sequence ATGTCCGCGACCTTGGCTCCCCTGGATGAGACCATCACGATCGCGGAACTCACGCGCGATCCCTATCCGATCTACCGACGCCTCAGAGGCGAAGCGCCTGTTTTACGGGTTAAATCCGTGGGTCGCACCTTCCTCACCAAGGCGGCCGACACCAAATACGTGAAGGACAATGCGGCGTTGTTCAGCTCCGACGACCCGAACACGCCTATGAAGCGTGCCTTTCTAGCTCATACGTTGATGCGAAAGGACCATGACGAGCACCGGGCCGAACGCATGGCGATGATGCCAGCGCTGATGCCGAAGACGATCGAATCCGTTTGGGCGCCGCTGTACGAGAAACTGGCCGCAGCCTATCTTGACCAGCTGCCGCGCGGTGAGGTGGTCGATCTATTTCCCGCTCTTGCAGGACCGCTTGCCGCGCGGATTCTGGCGCATGCGATGGGCGTTCCCGACGCGAGCGATGCGGACATGCAGCGATGGTCGCAGACGTTGATCGACGGCGCCGGCAATTTTGGCTGGACGCCGGGGCCTTTCGATGCGACCGACATAGCCAATGCGGAGATGGACAAATGTATCCGCGCCAACGCCGAACGCGTGCGGGCCGAGCCGGATTCCTCAGCGCTCTCCTTCATGGTGAACGCGAAGAATCCGATTCCGGAAAGCCAGATGATCGCCAATGTAAAGATCGCGATCGGCGGGGGCATCAACGAGCCGCGCGACGCCCTGCTGACGATCCTCTACGGCCTGCTGACAAATCCAGATCAGCTTGACGCCGTGCGCGCAGGCGAGAAATGGCGCTCCGCCTTTGAGGAAGGGGTGCGGTGGGTGGCGCCGATCCAGGCGAGTTCACGGCTCGTTATGGAGGACACGGAGATTCGCGGCTTCTTGATTCCGAAGGGGGACACCGTGATGACCATCCAGGCTTCGGCCAACCGAGACGAAGACGTCTTCGAAGACGGCGAGAATTTCAATGCGCTCCGCGAGCCCAATCCTCACCAGGCCTTTGGCAACGGCCCGCATCATTGCGCGGGGGCGCACCTGTCGCGGCGAACCGTTGGCGCCATCCTGTTGCCAATGCTGTTCGAGCGCTTCCCGAATATGACCTTGGTTGATCCCGCGAGCGTGCGCTGGCACGGATTCGGATTCCGCGGCCCGCTCAATCTGCCGTTGCTCATGCAATAG
- a CDS encoding SDR family NAD(P)-dependent oxidoreductase: MNLFDLSGKVAIITGSSRGIGRAIAEHMAYHGARVVISSRKQAACDEVAKAINDKSGKQVALAVAANISTKDDLKHLVEETNRVFGPIDTLVCNAASNPYYGPQAGISDDQFRKILDNNIVANHWLISLVVPQMIERKDGSITIISSIGGLKGSTVLGAYAISKAADMQLARNLACEYGQHNIRVNCIAPGLIKTDFARALWENPETLKASTARSPLLRIGEPDEIAGAAVFLASRAGTFTTGQTIVIDGGATIS; encoded by the coding sequence ATGAACTTGTTCGATCTATCGGGAAAAGTCGCCATCATCACCGGCTCGTCGCGCGGTATCGGGCGCGCAATTGCCGAACACATGGCCTATCACGGCGCCAGGGTCGTGATTTCCTCGCGCAAGCAGGCAGCCTGCGACGAGGTCGCGAAAGCCATCAACGACAAGTCCGGCAAGCAGGTCGCGCTTGCAGTTGCCGCCAATATTTCGACCAAGGACGATCTGAAACATCTTGTCGAGGAAACCAACCGCGTCTTCGGACCCATCGATACGCTGGTCTGTAACGCCGCGTCGAATCCCTATTACGGGCCGCAGGCCGGAATTTCGGACGACCAGTTCCGCAAGATTCTCGACAACAACATCGTCGCCAACCACTGGCTGATTTCGCTGGTCGTGCCGCAGATGATCGAGCGCAAGGACGGCTCGATCACCATCATCTCCTCGATCGGCGGCTTGAAAGGATCGACCGTGCTCGGCGCTTACGCGATTTCCAAGGCCGCCGACATGCAGCTCGCTCGCAACCTTGCGTGCGAATATGGCCAGCACAATATCCGCGTCAACTGCATCGCGCCCGGCCTGATCAAGACCGATTTTGCCCGCGCGCTCTGGGAAAATCCGGAGACGTTGAAAGCATCGACCGCGCGTTCACCGCTGCTGCGGATCGGCGAGCCCGACGAGATTGCGGGAGCTGCGGTGTTTCTCGCTTCCCGCGCCGGCACGTTTACGACCGGCCAGACCATCGTGATCGATGGCGGCGCGACGATCAGTTGA